In Vibrio fluvialis, the DNA window TCCCGCATCTTCCAAGTTAAAACTGAATTTCATCGATTTCTTCCCAGCTCTCTGATTCTTTTGCTCTTTTCACTGTACGCTCCACAAACGGATTTGGCGAGTTTCGCTGCGTCAGGAGCGCAGTTGCTTGACGATGATCGCAGCCAATGTTTGCAGGCTGTGCAGCCATTGCTGCTCATCGTCGAGAGTCGCAACGCTGAAGCGAATGCAGTGATTGAATTGGCCTTGGGTCGCGAACAAGTGGCCGGGCAGAAGACTGATTTTTTGCTCCAGACACTCCTGATATACCCGGTAGGTGTCGACTTCGAGTGGCAAAGTCAGCCAGCACAGAAATGAGCCTTCTGGTCGCGATAAGTGATAACGCCCAGCGAGTTGAGGCTCGTGGCTGAATGCCTGATTAAGCAGACGGGCAAAGCGTTGCTGATGCTGCTGATAGACCCGGCGCATTCGGGCCAGATGCGTGCGATATTTGCCTGAGGTCAGAAACTCCGCCACGGCGGATTGCATCAGATTAAGACTGCCCATGTTTTCACTCAGCAGCACTTTTTCGATTTGATCCATATAGCGCCCGGCGACCATCCAGCCAATGCGCAATCTTGAATCGAGCGTCTTTGACAATGAGTTGATGTAAATGACCCGTTCCTCGGTATCGAGCGCTTTCAGATTGGGCAGAGCCTCATTAAAACCGAGGCTGCCGAATACATCGTCTTCAATAATGGGAATGTTGTGGGTGACGTCCAACAACGCCTGCCGATGGCTGAGCGGCATCTGCGCGCCAGTAGGGTTATTGAAATTGGGCGTCACCAGCAAAGCTTTAATCGGCCAGCGTTCAACGGCTTCTTTCACCGCATCAATATCAATGCCGGTGGCGGTGTGGCTGGGGATCTCCACCACCTTCAGCCCCAGTGATTCCAGCAACAGTAAAGTACCGAAATAGCAGGGGGATTCGACGGCCACGATGTCACCCCGCTGGGTCAGCGCGCGAAAAGCCAGGCTGATCGCCTGCTGGCCGCCGTGGGTGATGGCGATGTCGCTGAGCTTGGCCTCGATGCCCAAATCGCGGCTGATCTTGCGCAACTGGCGCACCAATTGATCATTACCCGGTGGCAGTTGGTAGTGGCTGGGAATGTGGGTTTGCATGCGGCTGTGGCGACCGATTTCGGCATACAAACTGCGAATGGCCGGAGAATCTGTGCTCGGATGCGCCGAACCTGCGGGCATATGATGCTTCACAGCGGGCTGGATAAGAATTGATTTGGACATCGACAGCAGGTCGACCCGTGAAGGAGAGTGGGCCTGCGCTTCGGCTTTGTGTTGACGCTCGGCCACACGATAACCG includes these proteins:
- a CDS encoding aminotransferase-like domain-containing protein; this encodes MKDDCKYSEVEAQLRQSMENGLFQAHDKLPSIRQLCESQAVGKNTVIRAYQELEAQGWIYSVPRSGYRVAERQHKAEAQAHSPSRVDLLSMSKSILIQPAVKHHMPAGSAHPSTDSPAIRSLYAEIGRHSRMQTHIPSHYQLPPGNDQLVRQLRKISRDLGIEAKLSDIAITHGGQQAISLAFRALTQRGDIVAVESPCYFGTLLLLESLGLKVVEIPSHTATGIDIDAVKEAVERWPIKALLVTPNFNNPTGAQMPLSHRQALLDVTHNIPIIEDDVFGSLGFNEALPNLKALDTEERVIYINSLSKTLDSRLRIGWMVAGRYMDQIEKVLLSENMGSLNLMQSAVAEFLTSGKYRTHLARMRRVYQQHQQRFARLLNQAFSHEPQLAGRYHLSRPEGSFLCWLTLPLEVDTYRVYQECLEQKISLLPGHLFATQGQFNHCIRFSVATLDDEQQWLHSLQTLAAIIVKQLRS